ATAACCATCATTATTCAAGTCGTTAATTGCCAATACATTTGGGAAGTAGGCAGAAAAAGCCCGTGTCCATAGAATCTTGCCGTTATCCCCATCTAAGGCTATATATCCCAGAGGGCTTAACCCAAAAATATCTAATCGTCCTTTTCCATTAAAATTTCCGTATCCCAGTACCTTTAAATGTATCGGGGTTTCCCATACCTGGGCTGTATCTGATCGAATCAATTTCTCTTGGGGTCCTAGTTGGGTAAAATACTGTAAATTTAAATTATCAGTTAAATAAAGCGGATAAAGAAGGTTATTAGATACGGATGTGGGATCTACAGTTTCTCGCCAGGTATGAGAGGGAAACTTTACTTGAGCGGTCTGATCCGTACTGCTCCAAAAAATCAAGCGAGTAGCTCTGGCTTGTCTCTCCGGTATAGCCCAAACCGGTGCTGCCCAATTTCCAACCTGGAACTCACTCTGCTGAAGGCCTGTCTCCCAATTCCAGAAGGTAACCTTACCATTTTGGTATGAAACTCCCAGGAAGATTCCAGAATTTGTTTCGGTTATATATAAACCGGATATGGGTACATCAACAGGCAATGTTTTTACTAACCGGGGAGTCTCGTTATTCTTATCCTGATAGATCCAGAGTTTTCCTTGATGATATAACCCAATCAAGGGGATAGTTCCCTCTTCCAGCCTTAGGATTCCCAGCAATGTGCCCTCCAAGGACCAACGCTTCTCCCATTTCGAATTCGTCGACTTCAGCAACTGTAAAGCTCTGACCGGTTTATTAAGAACCGTTAGTAACTCAATCTGTCCATCTCCATCAAAATCAGCTCCGGCCACGGCCCAACATCTTATTAAATCCTTAATGAGATGACCATTTTGTCCATCATAAATATATACATGTTGTACCATATCTCTTAACGAAACATTAAAAACCACATCTGGGAACCCATCTCCATTCCAATCGTGGGAAGCATCTACAATTTTTTGGGTATTTTCATAATACCACGTCGTATCATTTGAGATAGTCCAAAGGGGAGTTAACTGATTCTTTGTGTATTTCAGCACAGAGAGATTACCTCCATTAATAACCCGTCCACTCCAGGAATGGGCAATAATTTCTAAAGAACCATCGTTATCCATATCTTGAAGAACTAATTCGGTTAATTCTCCGTAAATTCCAGGTTGTGAATATTCTGCCAGTATTTTACCCGTTGATCCATCCAGAACCTTAACGATGGGTGGGTCAAATACAACGACTTCGTTATGACCATCTCCATCTAAATCCCCGGCTTCTGTAGCATGGTGATTCCAACCCGGATGAGGGGTTTGCCAGACCGGATGACATATACCGCCCTCTCCAAAGCCTTTGGCAAAGCTCCACATATAGGTGACCCAATTGGTTCCATTAAAGGCTGTGGAAACCCAATCTGTAATCCCATCTCCAGAAACATCTTTGAAGGTATTCCAAACGGCATCATAACCATGAAGCCACCCGTTTTCAAAGTGACACAAAGTTTGGCCAGTCAGTCCATCCAGTACTATAAAGGTGAACCGGGGTGTTGCGGTCACCAGAATTTCTTTCCGGTTGTCTCCGTTTACGTCAATTACACGGACCAGGGATACCTCTGGTTGGAGATAAGGAGAAACCCATAGATCCCGTCCATCCTTTATGGATACTGCACGTATTCGTCCGGCTTCAGAAAAAATAAACTCCGGAAATCCATCGGCATCAAGGTCGGTCATTTCTGAACTTCGCAACCGGCCTCCCGTAGAGACTCGCCAGCGAACCATGGGTTTTGTAATATCAGAAGATCCTGGTTGAAAACTTGTCTTCTGTAGGTCTCGTCCTATAACCGGCCAATCCAAGACCGATGGGGTTATATACTTAATTCGAACTCGTGTAACCAATGGAGAAGGAGCTTCAGTGTTGGTCCTTGTCATTTTAATTTGATATTGTAAATATCGCTTCTGACCGAGTTCGGTAGGCACATAGGTACTTACTTCTTGCCAGCGTGTCCAACTGGTATCCGGAGTAGGTGTAGGACCTGTACGAACATACAGGGCAAAGGTGGATCGGTCATAACCTTCATGGAAGGGAGTCGCTATTCCCGGTTCGAATTGGATGGCATCTAACATAAAACGCATAATGATCGGTGCATTGAAGATGAATTGTGGACGTACGGTTGCTACTTCAGAAGGTATAGATGAAAAAGAGATCGTACCTGTGTAGCGCTGCCATTCTGTTGATGTTGTAGTCTGAGTGAAAGCAACAATTTTCCCAATTTCTTGCCCCAGTTTATCATAAGCGATTACACTACCGGTTAAAGTACCTGATGGCCCATCGGGGGTTCTAAAATCGACACTTAACGCATACGTGAGAAAGGGGTTAACGGCAATGGGTATGCTGGTACGTAAACCAACCTCCACAGGAGCAATAGAAGGTTGAATACTGTTCTGGCCCAAGTAAGCCCAATGCCCAGCGCTGGCCTGGAAGGGTAGATCACTCACCAAAGTATGAGTTATAAAACCATTTTCGGAACCGGTTGCCTCCCAGTATTCCAAACTCCCCTGAGGTCCCCACTCAAAACTGGCATTGGGGAGTAGATTGTGGGTTCCAGGAATACTCACTAATCCCTGGGTTCCGGTAATTTCAACCCGCCCAAAGCCGGCCGGTTTACCTGCATCAAAAATCCGACTGGTTAATACACCCGTTATAGCTCCTTCAGCAAGTTGGAGATGTCCGGCTGCGGTTGTGATGATATTCTGACTGGATTCAAATTGTTTAGCTCCTGTCCCAATACCTCCCGACCAATCGCTCTGAAGGAATTCCCCAGACAGGTAAATAGAGGAATTAACCCATCTGTTAAATAGCAAAAATAAAATCCCTCCCAACATTACTACCGGTAACAATCCAATATATAAGAATTTTTTTGAAACTCTACGATGGGGGATGGAAGATACCCTTGAAGGCCCCGGATCTATAGCTTCTCTCATTGTCGTTATTTTAGCAGATATAGCCTGAGATCATCTCTCAGGGATTTATTGATCAAAATTAGACTGTTCCATACTGCCCATCTATATTGTTCTCTATTACTTTAATCCGGCTTCGTATAGAAACCATAGGCTTTAAACTTGCATAGGGTAATCCTACAAACAGGATCGTAACCAACATAAATTGAGCTACTTCCATATAAGTATCAAAAAGAGATGCTACAAATATCAGCAGGGCGCACACCTGCCCTGCAACAATAATAGAATCTTTCCTGCTATCCCCGGTTTTCAAACCCTCAGCACTTAGCACCATAGAAAGATAGAGGGAAGCCACAAGCCACCATCCCATGATTCCGAGTTCTGCAATAATCGCCAGATGGGAAGAGAAGGGATTTGTCAAAGCAGCGCTCCGCCATTGTGCCTGGACAGCCCACTCCTCGTCATATAAATCTACATAATATTCCTTTGCCAGTTTACTCGTGAAAGGTTCAACGAGGTTGAATAATCGACTCCCCTGTTCCTTGTACATGGTATCAGAAGCTCGACTGTTTGAAGCCTTTGAGGAAATGGTTCCCGGACCGGCCCCAATGAGCCATGGATAATCTCTTGAGAGTATGCGTTGTGCAAAAACTAACTTATGGTTAGGATCTGTATATGTTGCAAGGTAATCCTGAAGGGTTCTGTTTTCATCCCCGACTAGATATTTTATATAAAGATTTCCAACATACGGAGTAATAAAAGCTATAAAGAGGCTTCCAAATACCAGGGAACCTGAAAAGAGGATCTTTGTTTTTATGGGTAGTTTTTTTGAAGCGATAATTCTTATGATAATATACAAAAATCCTGCAATAATCAAAGAAATCAAGAGATGTTTAGTTTCACTTTCGAATAGGAGATAAGCACATCCAATTGATGGAATTAATACCCCTTCTCTCCAGGAAGTTATATTTGAAATCCTTCGACTTCGATCGAATAAAATGACCGTGAGGGCAACAATCATGATCAATGCTATTTCGTTAGTAGATCTCAAAGATCCGAAGTTTGAGTCGCCAGGAAACCAGTCCTTACGAAAGATCTGACCGACAAGAACAGGAATGAGCTGAAGGAGGGAGAACCTTATAAAAGCATGTGATAAAAGTTCTACTTCTCTCCAGGATATTCTCTCCATACTTATTCCTACCATAACTATAAAGGGTGATAAAAAAGTGATGAAAAATAAAACTAAGGAGAGTAAATTTAACTCCCTGACCTGACTAACTCCCCAGTCGATGAGGACCCAACAAAGTAAAAGCAACAAAAAAAATTTTATAGATTTAGACAATCTGGAGTTATGCCGGGAAAGCAAAACCCTGGGAATGTATAAGAACGGAATGATATAGGCTAAATACTCAAAAGGTGTAAATACTACCAGGATAATAGAAAGTAACCTGCTGATAGGAGAACCTGATATAAATGAGGTGACTATAAATAAGAGAATCGGGATCAGGAAGATGATTTCTGGAACCCAGGCAAAGTGCTTGTTGAGACCGATGAGAATTAATAATAAAGAGGACAACAGTAAGAAATTTTTACCCGTACCTACAACCGGAATAGGTCCCATGGCTGCCCAAAGTGGATTCTTATAAAACCTCACCATAGAAGGTAAACCCTCTTAAAGCAAAGGCCTTTGTTCCCGACGGTCTATAAAGCTCAATTTTTAAATTTTTTACTCTGCCTATAGGTTTTGTAACAAAGATACTTCTACCCTGATCTAGTAAAAAAGGTTTCGTAATCTCGCACCCCATATCCGAAAGTAAATGAATCCCCCAACATCATCACACGCAGAATATCGTTTTTTTCCTTGATATCTTTCCAGCTTCTAAAACCGAATTTATTCGTATAGGTGGCTACCCAATGATTATTTTTATCGGTCACTTCAATGTCTTTGGAGTAAAAGTTGTAATTCAATGCATAGCCTGCCTGGGGATGGTAACGATATAAAAATTTAGGGCCGCTGGTACCTACTAACTCGGGTTTATCAAAGAGCGTTAAATAGACTTCGATACAAAACAAAGTGAGAGATAATGCAATAAAAAACAGACCCAGGTTAAGGAAAAGGTTCTTGGCTTTTTTCAGGCCCATTTCTCCCGCCACATTTCGAATACCAACAGGAGCCATATTCTATTTACATCGATACTATGCCCTCTTTTAAATTCATAAACAGTTCGTTGAACCAGTTTTGGATTCAGAATTCCCGCATTGCGGATGCGTATTGGATCCAGGTAGTAATCCAAAAGGTCCAAGAGATCCCCTAGCAGCCATTCTCTGAGAGGAATACCAAAACCCTGTTTAGGCCGATCCACCAATTCACGGGGGACATATTTATAGAGAATTCTACGCAGAAGGTGCTTACTGCCTAAATGACCCCGGCGTAAATTCAAAGGGAGACGAAAAGCAAATTCTACCAACCGATGGTCTAACAAAGGCTCCCGTCCTTCCAGGCTTACGGCCATACTGGCCCTATCTACTTTAGTAAGAATATCGGCAGGCAGGTAATAATGAAGATCCCACAACATCATTTGTTCTTCATAAGAACCGGTATAAACGTCCAACAAGTGTCTTTGGGGAGAATAACCTCCTATCAGGTCATCAATCTCAGGTACTATCCAATGGGATGAGGCTAAATCGAAAAATTGAGCAGGATCCAGGGTAGGAAGTATATATTTCAGCTTAATCAGGCGGTCGATCATTTTATAACCTTTGCCCGCCGGTAAAATCCGACCTAATAAAATCAGAACATCCCTTGGTATAACCTTCAACGGGGTTCCTACCATATTCCATAGCCAGCCGGGAATCCGTTGCAAGGTGGCAACTTTTCTGGGTATGAAATCATAACTGGTATACCCTCCGAACAGTTCATCTCCTCCATCCGCCGATAGGGCGACTTTTACCTGCTCCCGGGCCACCTTAGATACCAGCCATGTGGGAATTCCAGACGAATCTCCAAAAGGTTCATCATACAGGGTAGCCCACCGGGGGAGAATATCCTTGGCTTGATCCACAGAAAGTAAATATTCGGTATGGTGGGTTCCCAGGTGCTCTGCTACACGCCGTGCCCATGGGGATTCATCGAATTGATTTTCTTTAAAGCCGATGGTAAAGGTATGAATAGACTGGCCGGAGTGGCGCTGCAAAATGGCTGTAACCGTGGACGAGTCAATTCCTCCCGAAAGGAAAACCCCTACGGGCACGTCTGAAACCAGGCGGTAGCGAAAGGCATCGATCAGAAGGGATTCCAACTGATTTTCCAGTTCTTTCTCAGGACCCCGAAGGGGATTATCCAGAGCATCCAGTACAGACCAGTATGGCTGAACGATAGGTTCCCCGGTTTTTCTCAATATCAGCCAGTGGCCCGGCGGGAGTTTACGAACCTGCCGGTAAATACTTCTTGGATCGCTGATGTATCCATATTGGAAGAATTCACCAAGAGCCTGTCGGTCTATATCTGGCTGCCAGTGGCGAAAAGCACGTAAAGCTTTCAGCTCGGAACCAAACCAAAAATTCCGCCCATCCCAGCCATAGTACAGGGGTTTGACCCCCAGGCGATCCCGAAATAGGTATAACTTTTGATTTTTCCCATCCCAAAAGGCAATGGCAAACATACCGATGAAGCGCTCAACGGCTTTTTCTCTCCATTCACAAAACGCGGCCAATACTACCTCTGAGTCACCACTCCCACAAAAGGTATACCCCTTAGCTTCCAGATCTTTACGTATTTCACGAAAGTTGTAAACCTCTCCATTGAAAACCATAGCGATCTGACCATCCTGACTTACCATGGGTTGGTGACCGCGTTCTGATAAATCTAGAATAGATAAACGGGTATGCCCTAATCCAACACCCTGGGAATTTCTCCAAAGTCCTTTGTCATCAGGCCCGCGATGATGAAGGCTAGTAACTGCCCGGGGAAGGTCCTCCCAGAATTTGTCTTCTGATTGTCCTTCCCTGGCCCAATAACCTGTGATGCCGCACATAAAAATACTCCTAATTACGTTGAAAACGTAAGACCGGCCCTTTACCATCGATTCCCCGGCTATAAAGGGTGAAGCCTGATTTAGTTGCTATCTCTATGTAAGCTTCATCGGGTAAGCAATTCTCATAGCGGGTAGCAAGAGAATCATAAGTGTCCAGCAATGCCCATTCGTAAAGCTGAACCTCGCTAAGTTCCGGGTAAATTTCTTCATAATCACAAACAAAGATAATCTTTTGTAGTTTTCTCCCGACAACCGGTACTTTTCTTGCCAATCTGCGCAACCCTAAAGCTATAGGGGTATAAATACGGATAAAATCATAAGTGGTTCTGGGTGATAACCGCGAAACCCACATCCTCCACCAGGCACGCGGTGTCAGCCATCGCCACCAACGATAAGGATAATTCCAGATGATCACCATCCCCCCAGGCTTTGCCTTTGATAAAATACCCATAAAGGCTCTTAAAGGATCTGGGGTGTGCTGAAGCACACCGATGGCATAGATAAGATCTGCAATCCCGTCACGAAGTGGAAGATGAAAGAGGTCCCCTTGAATAACATGTACATTCGACTTTTTTCCATGTAATTCATAACAGGCATCCACAGCGGAAGATAGATCGACGGCAAGAATTTCCTGGGCGTAGTCTGAGATCAGCTCTATAAAAGGTCCCGCACCACACCCGGCATCTAAGACTACTTTCCCCTTCGTAACTTCCGGTCCTTCCCCAATAATTCGATTCCAACGCCCCCTGAAAATTTCTGTACGGTTCAGGCTATCTTGCTGGGTCGTTGCAAACCGATTCCATTGCAATCCAAAAGAATCCGCATAATTCGTATCAGGAACAAAACGTGGCACACCCTTTAATACGGGGAAACAGCGCTTACAACCCCTGCAGGTTAGGGTTCCTTTTACCAACTCTTCACCCTCCCTACAGGTATTACCGCTTAAATCAAGGGACCTGTTACAATCTGAACAAACTAAGAACTCCAATAACTGCAGCTTCATTTTCTTCCATCCTTCTGGGATTATCCTATGGTCGTTTAACCTGATAAAATCTGATCGTATAGGTGATGATAACGTTCAATCATAATCGTCTTATCGTAATACTCTCTAACGATACTTTGGGCCCGTTGAGCGTATTGCCGGGCCTTTTCTGGATTTTTCAATGCCTTTTTGATGGCGAAGGCTAAAGCTTCTGGATTTTTGGCAGGAACAAGGTAACCGCAAAGACCATGGGAACCTCCAAGCAAAGCTCTGGCATCTCCAACATCTGTCGCCACTATTATCCGTCCTGCTGCCATTCCTTCAAGTAAAGCATTAGACATTCCTTCTCCATAAGAGGAGGAGGCAAGAATATCCATATCAGCCAGAACTGACCAGATATCCTCCACCGGCCCATACCATTTCACACATTCGGAGATTCCAAGGTTTTTTGCCAGGATCATAAGTTCTGTGCGGTAATCTACCGGTCCATCTCCATATAGGTGAAGTATCACTTTCTCTCCATGATCCAAGAGAATGCGCAGAGCCTGAAACATGGTAGGATGGTCTTTCATGGGATCGAAACGTGCCAGCATTCCTATATGCCAGGGGGGCTCATGAGCCAAAGGTGGGGGGAACTTATAATCCTCGGGTATATCAATTCCATTAGGAATTACAAGTAATTTATTTTTTGGATAGCCAATACCAACGTGGTAAAGCCGACCTCGTTCGGAGTTGCAAACTATCGCTCGAGCCATCCAACGACCTAGCAGGCCATCCGTATGTAGATATAACTTGCTACGAAGAGTTGGATAACCCGCGTTAGAGGCACGGACACCCATAACTACAGGCCGCCAGGTTATTAGCCCGGCTATGACCGCAAAGGTATTGGCCGGTGGCATCCAACCTTGAATAAGATCTATATTGTTTGTTTTGATATATTTTGCTAACCGAGGAATGACCGAAAAATCCCATTTACTTTTTCGGTTCAGACTAATAAGATGGACTTTTCCCCATGTCCTCAGTTTCTCCCAGAACGAACCCCCGGGATAAAGAGTCACCACATGAGGCTCAACATCCCTGGCTACGAGACCCTTTACCAACAGGGCGAGCTGGCGCTCTGCTCCACCGGTTCTTAAGGCATGAATGTGAAAAAGAATTCTTTTCCCTACCATATTTATTTATGTTAGTTGTTTATTTGAGGCCTATCGATTTGCTAAATTAAATAATTTTAAGGCTTCCTCATCTACTAATTTTTGTCCAATGTATAGCAAATGAGGAAATTTTTTTTCTTTTAATTTATACTTTACCCGATGTAGAAGCCTGAATAATTTGGGATAACGAGAGAATAAAGTTGGACGACAAACAATTTCAGTAAATCCAGCTACTTGCATCACCTGGCTTAGGGAATCTGCAGAAAAGGAACGCATATGTTGCACGGTATGGAATACACAACCACAGTTGGGGCATATAACCTGGTGTTCAGCAAGATTCTCTTCATTAGGAGTTGTAACCGCAATGTAGCCCCCGCGTTTCGTGATAAGTAGTATTTCATGTAAAATGCTCTGCAATGCTTTGTCATCCAGGTGTTCAATCGTTTCAATTAAAAGAACAACATCTGCAGTAAAATCATCTATGGGAACTGCTTCGAAGGTGCTTAAACGTGCGCCCATAAAGTGGGGATTCCCGCTTAATCTCTCGTTCAATCTATTTTTTTGAAGTACAGACCATGTAAGGTGACAAAAGTTGGGTTGCAGGTAATTCTGATACCACATTTTCAAATAACCAAATTCCTTTTGAGAACCAGATCAGGGTTCTTAATAGCACTCTTTTAAGTTGAAAGGAGATATTTCTAGAAAGACCATTTAAATTGACCACGCTAAAATCTGTTGAAATAAAATACCGACAGGAAATTACAGACAGCCCACTTTTCTCATGGGCTTTAGCTAGTTCAGTACACGAAAGCAGAACGTGAATATCATAAATTGGCTTATTTAACCATTTTTGAATAAACCCAACACTTCCTATCATATTAGGTATCAGCGTGATCATAATCCCTCCGGATTTAAGGAATCGAGCAAAAGCGGCTAAGACCCTTTCCGTAGGTGTGAAGTGTTCTGCAACCCCAAAAGAAATAACTACATCAAAAACTTCTATCATTTCCTTTGGCGGATTAAAAAAATCAGCACATATAATCGTTCCTTTTACTTTCTCTCTATCCAGTATCCTCTCTGTCAAACAACATCCCTTTTCTGAGTAATCAATACCAAAAATTTGAAAACCAAACTCCTTAGCGAAATAAGGTAACCATACCGAGGCTGCACATCCTATCTCTAAAAGGCTACTTTCAGAAGTTCTAAGTCCCGAAAAGATTTGAGTAAAAAATTCATGAAATCGTCTGGGAATAGGATTTTTTAGAAGTCCTCGCTCAAAATCTATAGCAGGAGGCAATTCTAGAACTTCCCATCCTGAGTCCCAGTATTCTTTGCTAACTCTATCGATCCTTTCCATAAAGTTCAGAACGATTAATCCTTCATTTTTTTCTTGCAGTGTAAGTAACAATGCCGTAGGTTTTTGTCCATATCTGATAGCATTCCAATAGAGGTACTAAGGCACGGTCCAATATATCTATAGGATGAGTTAAGGCATAACGAAATATCGAAAAAATATTTTTTTCCAGTTTATTCCTGTTCAAATACTGAGAGAAGCTAGGTGGCATATCTTCCCAAGTAAAATCCCGACGCTTCACCAATCGCGTTATTAAATAATAAAGCCATCCCCTGGGAGCCATCCCGTATATATTATTCCTATAATCTTCGGCTATAAGCTCCATCCCAACTATCTCCATATAACGTTGAATTGTATCCCTTGTAAAAAAGTATAAATGACGAGGGACATCTTCACCGAAAAGCCTTCTAGATGATAAGCTTTTAAAATTTGTAACCAAAAAAACAAAAATCCCATCCGATTTTAAGACCTCACTCGCTTTTCTAAAATAGGCCATAGGATTGTGTACATGTTCTAAAACAGCCCATGCCGTTACGGCATCATACCGCGCACATTTCCCCTCGAGTTGATCAAAGGGTATTCGATATACCGGAAAATCGTGAATAGGTTGAGAATTAGCAGAGATTTCAACTCCTTCAACTTCCCATCCCTGGGTGGCCATGTACCTTGCAAAGTCACCGTTTGCACACCCTATATCCAAAAGACGTGGACGATCTTTTCCCTTTTTAACATCCAGCAAATATTTGCTTTCTTCCTGATATCTTTTCTTATGAAAAGCTAAATCTGTGGTAAAATACTCATAAAACTCGGCTGGGTAATAACGGTTTATTTCCTCAAAGCTTGGTCTTGGATTTACAAATCCAAGACCGCACCCTTTGCACTCTACCACGTTAAATCTTTCATTGGGGAAAAAATGCCTGTCCGGCATACTATAAACAAATTTCAATTTAGCTGATCCGCATAAGTTGCAATCGACAGTCTCCATAATCCTTTCACTTATAATACTTCACGATAAAACAAACAGATACTAATTTACGCCTGACTATTAGAAGATGAAAAAACATCCTCTTTACTTTAACAACCTTGTAGCGAAACCCATACAAAGAATCGTTGAAACTAAATAGACTGTTGAGGTGGATAGGGCAATTCCATAGACTCCCCAGATCTGCATAAAC
The sequence above is a segment of the Candidatus Limnocylindrales bacterium genome. Coding sequences within it:
- a CDS encoding methyltransferase domain-containing protein, which encodes MLLTLQEKNEGLIVLNFMERIDRVSKEYWDSGWEVLELPPAIDFERGLLKNPIPRRFHEFFTQIFSGLRTSESSLLEIGCAASVWLPYFAKEFGFQIFGIDYSEKGCCLTERILDREKVKGTIICADFFNPPKEMIEVFDVVISFGVAEHFTPTERVLAAFARFLKSGGIMITLIPNMIGSVGFIQKWLNKPIYDIHVLLSCTELAKAHEKSGLSVISCRYFISTDFSVVNLNGLSRNISFQLKRVLLRTLIWFSKGIWLFENVVSELPATQLLSPYMVCTSKK
- a CDS encoding glycosyltransferase yields the protein MVGKRILFHIHALRTGGAERQLALLVKGLVARDVEPHVVTLYPGGSFWEKLRTWGKVHLISLNRKSKWDFSVIPRLAKYIKTNNIDLIQGWMPPANTFAVIAGLITWRPVVMGVRASNAGYPTLRSKLYLHTDGLLGRWMARAIVCNSERGRLYHVGIGYPKNKLLVIPNGIDIPEDYKFPPPLAHEPPWHIGMLARFDPMKDHPTMFQALRILLDHGEKVILHLYGDGPVDYRTELMILAKNLGISECVKWYGPVEDIWSVLADMDILASSSYGEGMSNALLEGMAAGRIIVATDVGDARALLGGSHGLCGYLVPAKNPEALAFAIKKALKNPEKARQYAQRAQSIVREYYDKTIMIERYHHLYDQILSG
- the asnB gene encoding asparagine synthase (glutamine-hydrolyzing), which codes for MCGITGYWAREGQSEDKFWEDLPRAVTSLHHRGPDDKGLWRNSQGVGLGHTRLSILDLSERGHQPMVSQDGQIAMVFNGEVYNFREIRKDLEAKGYTFCGSGDSEVVLAAFCEWREKAVERFIGMFAIAFWDGKNQKLYLFRDRLGVKPLYYGWDGRNFWFGSELKALRAFRHWQPDIDRQALGEFFQYGYISDPRSIYRQVRKLPPGHWLILRKTGEPIVQPYWSVLDALDNPLRGPEKELENQLESLLIDAFRYRLVSDVPVGVFLSGGIDSSTVTAILQRHSGQSIHTFTIGFKENQFDESPWARRVAEHLGTHHTEYLLSVDQAKDILPRWATLYDEPFGDSSGIPTWLVSKVAREQVKVALSADGGDELFGGYTSYDFIPRKVATLQRIPGWLWNMVGTPLKVIPRDVLILLGRILPAGKGYKMIDRLIKLKYILPTLDPAQFFDLASSHWIVPEIDDLIGGYSPQRHLLDVYTGSYEEQMMLWDLHYYLPADILTKVDRASMAVSLEGREPLLDHRLVEFAFRLPLNLRRGHLGSKHLLRRILYKYVPRELVDRPKQGFGIPLREWLLGDLLDLLDYYLDPIRIRNAGILNPKLVQRTVYEFKRGHSIDVNRIWLLLVFEMWREKWA
- a CDS encoding FG-GAP-like repeat-containing protein — translated: MLFNRWVNSSIYLSGEFLQSDWSGGIGTGAKQFESSQNIITTAAGHLQLAEGAITGVLTSRIFDAGKPAGFGRVEITGTQGLVSIPGTHNLLPNASFEWGPQGSLEYWEATGSENGFITHTLVSDLPFQASAGHWAYLGQNSIQPSIAPVEVGLRTSIPIAVNPFLTYALSVDFRTPDGPSGTLTGSVIAYDKLGQEIGKIVAFTQTTTSTEWQRYTGTISFSSIPSEVATVRPQFIFNAPIIMRFMLDAIQFEPGIATPFHEGYDRSTFALYVRTGPTPTPDTSWTRWQEVSTYVPTELGQKRYLQYQIKMTRTNTEAPSPLVTRVRIKYITPSVLDWPVIGRDLQKTSFQPGSSDITKPMVRWRVSTGGRLRSSEMTDLDADGFPEFIFSEAGRIRAVSIKDGRDLWVSPYLQPEVSLVRVIDVNGDNRKEILVTATPRFTFIVLDGLTGQTLCHFENGWLHGYDAVWNTFKDVSGDGITDWVSTAFNGTNWVTYMWSFAKGFGEGGICHPVWQTPHPGWNHHATEAGDLDGDGHNEVVVFDPPIVKVLDGSTGKILAEYSQPGIYGELTELVLQDMDNDGSLEIIAHSWSGRVINGGNLSVLKYTKNQLTPLWTISNDTTWYYENTQKIVDASHDWNGDGFPDVVFNVSLRDMVQHVYIYDGQNGHLIKDLIRCWAVAGADFDGDGQIELLTVLNKPVRALQLLKSTNSKWEKRWSLEGTLLGILRLEEGTIPLIGLYHQGKLWIYQDKNNETPRLVKTLPVDVPISGLYITETNSGIFLGVSYQNGKVTFWNWETGLQQSEFQVGNWAAPVWAIPERQARATRLIFWSSTDQTAQVKFPSHTWRETVDPTSVSNNLLYPLYLTDNLNLQYFTQLGPQEKLIRSDTAQVWETPIHLKVLGYGNFNGKGRLDIFGLSPLGYIALDGDNGKILWTRAFSAYFPNVLAINDLNNDGYDDIIGIWGYAMSGIDGTLFRHYPSHEDARFFTVNLNEDPEPEIISAAGGYQVGVFAQDGRLLWSLPLADDGYETTDILPTFLDADGDQIMDIAIPNASGRLRILRGKDGKVLQDLFLSQGKIVSPETQKPSALSNAVSTDINGDGQVEVLVGSGDGWLYAIRARDGQIVWTYNFVYPIQDLILADVDGDAQVEVIVSVSDGYLYVVDQTP
- a CDS encoding class I SAM-dependent methyltransferase, translating into METVDCNLCGSAKLKFVYSMPDRHFFPNERFNVVECKGCGLGFVNPRPSFEEINRYYPAEFYEYFTTDLAFHKKRYQEESKYLLDVKKGKDRPRLLDIGCANGDFARYMATQGWEVEGVEISANSQPIHDFPVYRIPFDQLEGKCARYDAVTAWAVLEHVHNPMAYFRKASEVLKSDGIFVFLVTNFKSLSSRRLFGEDVPRHLYFFTRDTIQRYMEIVGMELIAEDYRNNIYGMAPRGWLYYLITRLVKRRDFTWEDMPPSFSQYLNRNKLEKNIFSIFRYALTHPIDILDRALVPLLECYQIWTKTYGIVTYTARKK
- a CDS encoding methyltransferase domain-containing protein translates to MGARLSTFEAVPIDDFTADVVLLIETIEHLDDKALQSILHEILLITKRGGYIAVTTPNEENLAEHQVICPNCGCVFHTVQHMRSFSADSLSQVMQVAGFTEIVCRPTLFSRYPKLFRLLHRVKYKLKEKKFPHLLYIGQKLVDEEALKLFNLANR
- a CDS encoding class I SAM-dependent methyltransferase, which translates into the protein MPRFVPDTNYADSFGLQWNRFATTQQDSLNRTEIFRGRWNRIIGEGPEVTKGKVVLDAGCGAGPFIELISDYAQEILAVDLSSAVDACYELHGKKSNVHVIQGDLFHLPLRDGIADLIYAIGVLQHTPDPLRAFMGILSKAKPGGMVIIWNYPYRWWRWLTPRAWWRMWVSRLSPRTTYDFIRIYTPIALGLRRLARKVPVVGRKLQKIIFVCDYEEIYPELSEVQLYEWALLDTYDSLATRYENCLPDEAYIEIATKSGFTLYSRGIDGKGPVLRFQRN